Proteins encoded by one window of Lathyrus oleraceus cultivar Zhongwan6 chromosome 1, CAAS_Psat_ZW6_1.0, whole genome shotgun sequence:
- the LOC127137019 gene encoding uncharacterized protein LOC127137019, giving the protein MALRRFYNEIKGKKVTEIPGHVKPMFSLGYLKNSVKRGLDNYSEKYIETDSIQPLLHVLYGGMIFSYLVALPNERRHLAHKEHAESHH; this is encoded by the coding sequence ATGGCGTTGAGGAGATTCTACAATGAAATCAAGGGGAAGAAGGTGACCGAGATCCCTGGACACGTGAAACCCATGTTTTCCCTCGGTTACCTCAAGAATTCCGTCAAGAGGGGTTTGGACAATTACAGCGAAAAGTACATCGAGACGGATTCAATTCAGCCTTTGCTCCATGTCCTTTACGGTGGTATGATCTTCTCTTACCTCGTTGCTCTTCCTAACGAGCGTCGCCATCTCGCTCACAAAGAGCATGCCGAATCTCATCACTGA